Sequence from the Phragmites australis chromosome 6, lpPhrAust1.1, whole genome shotgun sequence genome:
TAGCTTTTCACAAGTACATAAGCTGCACACAACTTATAATTCTTGGAAGTTGGATATAGTAATACACAACACTTATCTATATAACTATATTACTGAAGCAACCTGAATTACTTGTATACCAACCGGCCCAGCGAAATTCTGATCTGGGATGGTGACTTGGTTCTGCTGTTTCATCCATGCTTTTCAGATGACAAACTGACCTTCGTCGTCTCCATGTGATGGTGAAGCTGGACTGCTCCTGCTCAGCAACTCCTCGATCATTTGCAGCGCGATCCTCTCCTCGTCATCCATTGTTGTTGCTGGTGAAGCAGTTGCTGCTGATGTGGATTGTGCTGCAGCATCAGTAGTGGATGCTACCTCTTTGTTGAGCTCCACGGTCATGACCCAATTGGAGTCAGCATGGGGCCCTGCGCGCTTCTGCCAGACGCCAATGTGGGACTTCTCTGGGTCTAGGCGAAGGCAGGTCAGGGATGGCGATGGCGCCTTGCAGCACTTGCGGAGCTTGGCACTCAGAATCTGGGACAGGTTGGCGGTAGAGGATCTGCCGCCGACATTGCTGTGAACATCCCGGCCTGCAGTTGGGGCAGGCTCACCGGTGGTGCTCCTTTGGACAGGGAAGTTGGTCTTGGCGTTGCGGCCGCTCATCAGCACGGCAGCCTCGTCATATGCCCTTGCAGCCTCCTCAGCCGTCTCAAAGGTGCCCAGCCATACCCTCCTCTTACTGCATACGTTGCAAAAGGTACGTGCATTGCAGTTTAGACTTGTGGTTGGATCAAAAGTTTATGTTCTTATCTGAAAATCAGAGGGAGGGAAGGGCTTACAGGAGGGGGTGCCTGATCTCGGAGACCCAGGAGCCCCAGTGGCGCTGCCTGACTCCACGAAACTTCTTTGGCTGTACCATTTTCCTGGAGTGCAGATTCTCTGTCATGGAAGGACACAGGAGGCAGAGATgagctgccgctgctgctgggTGCCTCTGGGTGACTTGTGGGGGAGGAAAGCTCTGGTTTGAGTGAATATAAACTGCCCAGCCTGTACTTGCTTCTGCAGTGAGTGTTTAATGCGGTTAGCTGCGTAGGTAGTCAAATACGTGTCAGAGAGGAAGGGATGGAGAGTATGTCTGGCCTAGTTTTCACTGACCACGATGGAAGGTATACACTAGAGAGCAGAGGTGCTGGGGCCACTACCAGTGTACCAGGCGTGTGTCAAGGGATAAAACTAGGGCAAAAAGATCAAGATGAATAGAGAAATCAAGGGAGGGGCAACTGAAGGGGGTCCACATGGTGTCTGCAGGGGTGGACTGTCGGTGAACTGTGTATGTATAGCATAACCACCTTCCCTGCTAGTACATGGGTAATAAACACTCTCACCTACGCCCATGGCTGCCATATTTATTGTGGGGCTACCCTGAGTTGATCCACATAGTCTCCTATAGCTAGTTGCTTGTACAGGGTTAATGTACATTTGTTTCAGATTAACGCCATCTCTTTTTCCAGAGCTACAGGGGCCAATCATGCTGTTGAATGCCATTGGACGCATGGACACTGCACTTAACTACACAACAGATATGGTAAGACTTCTGTTGAAAAATTGTTGTTATATTTTGtgcttttttttaaataatgtcTTCAAATTTCTTTTGCTTCATTTGGAATCTCTCGTCACGTTGCATCACCCAGTCTCGTCTCTGGAATACAATGACATGTTGAAATTTATAAGAAAGTGTTCTTTAAGTGAGTGTAGAGATTTCAGAGAACTGTCAAATTTGCCTTTGTCCTGGGATGTTAGCTCTGGAATTGCATGGAGTTGGTTGGCATTTAAGCTTGTCTGAGGTAGCTGCAGGTACAGGCTGGACGGCCGGTGATGACGATGGTGTGTGTGCTCGGTGTTGATCGATGTTCTTTTGGTGAagaaatataaatttttttctgACACTGTCTTGACTGTTGTGctataaaatattttaactCGTTGCTCGGTGGAGAATTTGATAATATATGAAATGTTGAGCTTTTGCGATATTTTCACAAGTAATGAAAGTTAGGTAGCAGAAAAGAAATACGATTGGGCAATAGTTCTCTTCATATGCATAACGTTGCTTGTCCTTGATTGAAGAACTCAGGTGCTTCAATTTGCAGAGAACTCTGTTTTACTTGTGGTTCGGTGTATTTTGTTCGTTTCTGAAATTATCCATAACTCTAGAGGTTTGTAGTAGTCTGCTTCAACTTGAAGCTTACATCTGACTTAGGATGACAAATGTTTATAATAAGGACTAGATGCTTAGCTATCCAGACATTCTGAGTGATTTAGGTTTCTT
This genomic interval carries:
- the LOC133922441 gene encoding ethylene-responsive transcription factor WIN1-like; translated protein: MTENLHSRKMVQPKKFRGVRQRHWGSWVSEIRHPLLKRRVWLGTFETAEEAARAYDEAAVLMSGRNAKTNFPVQRSTTGEPAPTAGRDVHSNVGGRSSTANLSQILSAKLRKCCKAPSPSLTCLRLDPEKSHIGVWQKRAGPHADSNWVMTVELNKEVASTTDAAAQSTSAATASPATTMDDEERIALQMIEELLSRSSPASPSHGDDEGQFVI